Proteins encoded within one genomic window of Pseudomonas cannabina:
- the colR gene encoding two-component system response regulator ColR, with amino-acid sequence MRILLVEDNRDILANMADYLGMKGYTVDCAQDGLSGLHLAATEHYDLIVLDIMLPGIDGYTLCKRLREDARRDTPVIMLTARDQLDDRLQGFRSGADDYLLKPFALSELAARIEAVLRRAQGGGRRTLQVGDLIYDLDTLEVTREGRLLKLNPVGLKLLAVLMQKSPHVLRREILEEALWGDDCPDSDSLRSHVHQLRQVIDKPFAKPLLQTVHGVGYRLAEGRDGV; translated from the coding sequence ATGCGAATTCTTCTGGTTGAAGACAACCGCGACATCCTGGCGAACATGGCCGATTATCTGGGCATGAAAGGCTACACCGTCGATTGCGCCCAGGATGGCCTCTCAGGACTGCATCTGGCAGCCACCGAGCATTACGACCTCATTGTTCTCGACATCATGCTGCCGGGCATTGACGGCTACACGCTGTGCAAGCGCCTGCGCGAGGACGCCCGTCGCGATACGCCGGTGATCATGCTGACCGCCCGCGATCAGCTGGACGACCGTTTGCAGGGGTTTCGCTCGGGGGCTGACGACTACCTGCTCAAGCCGTTCGCCCTGTCCGAACTGGCCGCTCGTATCGAAGCCGTATTGCGTCGGGCGCAGGGCGGTGGGCGGCGCACTTTGCAGGTGGGCGATCTGATCTACGACCTCGATACGCTTGAGGTCACGCGCGAAGGCCGCCTGCTCAAGCTCAACCCGGTCGGGCTCAAGCTGCTGGCCGTGCTGATGCAGAAGAGCCCGCACGTGCTGCGTCGCGAGATTCTTGAGGAAGCGTTGTGGGGTGATGATTGCCCGGACAGCGACAGCCTGCGCAGCCACGTGCACCAACTGCGTCAGGTGATCGACAAACCGTTCGCCAAACCGCTGCTGCAAACCGTGCATGGTGTGGGCTATCGCTTGGCCGAGGGTCGGGATGGAGTTTAA
- a CDS encoding phosphatase PAP2 family protein, whose product MSKTVAPPYSRSLNPWIYLGIPIAVAIVLVLLELTSLDMDIAKMAYDPVSGEFIGRHSHFLEDVLHDRAKQMVMAFGALAIIGFAASFKVERLIPWRRELGCLVLSMALSTAFVTPVKVVTSVQCPWSLKEFGGEETYSELLSPRPATEKPGRCWPGGHAATGFTLFALFFVLRDRRPRLAKAGLALAFGLGSIFSIGRMLQGAHFFSHNIWTAVFCWLICLGVYYFVLYRPMPKGSVAGGVKTAG is encoded by the coding sequence ATGTCGAAAACCGTCGCCCCGCCCTACTCTCGCTCGCTCAATCCGTGGATTTATCTGGGTATCCCCATCGCTGTCGCGATAGTGCTGGTGCTGCTCGAACTGACCTCGCTGGACATGGACATTGCCAAAATGGCCTACGACCCGGTCAGTGGCGAATTCATCGGCAGGCACAGTCACTTTCTCGAAGATGTATTGCACGACCGCGCCAAACAAATGGTCATGGCCTTCGGTGCTCTGGCCATCATCGGCTTTGCCGCGTCATTCAAGGTAGAGCGTCTGATTCCATGGCGCAGGGAGCTGGGTTGCCTGGTGCTGTCCATGGCCCTGTCGACCGCCTTCGTCACCCCGGTAAAAGTCGTGACGTCGGTGCAATGCCCGTGGAGCCTGAAAGAGTTCGGCGGCGAGGAAACCTACAGCGAACTGTTGAGCCCGCGCCCCGCCACCGAAAAACCCGGACGCTGCTGGCCGGGTGGTCATGCGGCGACCGGCTTTACCCTGTTTGCACTGTTTTTTGTGCTGCGGGATCGTCGCCCACGGCTGGCAAAAGCGGGGCTGGCACTGGCCTTCGGTCTGGGATCGATATTTTCCATCGGCCGCATGCTGCAAGGTGCGCACTTCTTCTCCCATAACATCTGGACGGCGGTGTTTTGCTGGTTGATCTGTCTGGGGGTTTATTACTTTGTGCTGTATCGGCCTATGCCGAAGGGTTCGGTGGCGGGAGGAGTAAAGACCGCTGGCTGA
- the groL gene encoding chaperonin GroEL (60 kDa chaperone family; promotes refolding of misfolded polypeptides especially under stressful conditions; forms two stacked rings of heptamers to form a barrel-shaped 14mer; ends can be capped by GroES; misfolded proteins enter the barrel where they are refolded when GroES binds) has protein sequence MAAKEVKFGDAGRKKMLAGVNVLADAVKATLGPKGRNVIIEKSFGAPLITKDGVSVAKEIELKDRFENMGAQLVKDVASRANDDAGDGTTTATVLAQAIVNEGLKAVAAGMNPMDLKRGIDKATIAIVAQLKLLSKPCTDTKAIAQVGTISANSDHSIGDIIAEAMEKVTKDGVITVEEGSGLDNELSVVEGMQFDRGYLSPYFINKPDTMVAELDSPLLLLVDKKISNIREMLPVLEAVAKAGRPLLIVAEDVEGEALATLVVNNMRGIVKVAAVKAPGFGDRRKAMLQDIAVLTGGTVISEEIGLSLETTTLEHLGNAKRVILNKENTTIIDGAGVKTDIDSRISQIRQQIGDTSSDYDKEKLQERLAKLSGGVAVIKVGAGSEVEMKEKKARVEDALHATRAAVEEGVVPGGGVALVRSLQAIEGLKGDNADQDVGIALLRRAVEAPLRQIVANSGDEPSVVVDKVKQGSGNFGYNAASGEYGDMIEMGILDPAKVTRSALQAASSIASLMITTEAMIADVPEDKPAGGGMPDMGGMGGMGGMM, from the coding sequence ATGGCTGCTAAAGAAGTTAAGTTCGGCGATGCTGGCCGTAAAAAAATGCTCGCCGGTGTAAACGTCCTGGCTGACGCAGTAAAAGCGACCCTGGGCCCAAAAGGCCGTAACGTCATCATCGAAAAAAGCTTTGGCGCTCCGCTGATCACCAAAGACGGTGTGTCGGTTGCCAAGGAAATCGAGCTCAAAGACCGTTTCGAAAACATGGGCGCGCAGCTGGTCAAAGACGTTGCCTCCCGTGCCAACGATGATGCTGGTGACGGCACCACGACTGCTACCGTTCTGGCTCAGGCTATCGTCAACGAGGGCCTGAAGGCTGTCGCTGCCGGCATGAACCCGATGGACCTGAAGCGCGGCATCGACAAGGCGACCATCGCCATCGTTGCTCAACTGAAGCTGCTGTCCAAGCCGTGCACCGACACCAAGGCAATTGCCCAGGTCGGCACCATCTCTGCCAACTCGGATCACTCCATCGGCGACATCATTGCCGAAGCCATGGAAAAAGTGACCAAAGACGGCGTTATCACCGTTGAAGAAGGTTCGGGTCTGGACAACGAGCTGTCTGTTGTAGAAGGCATGCAGTTTGACCGTGGCTACCTGTCCCCGTACTTCATCAACAAGCCGGACACCATGGTTGCCGAACTGGACAGCCCGCTGCTGTTGCTGGTTGACAAGAAGATCTCCAACATTCGCGAAATGCTGCCGGTTCTGGAAGCAGTCGCCAAGGCTGGTCGTCCGCTGCTGATCGTTGCTGAAGACGTTGAAGGCGAAGCGCTGGCAACTCTGGTTGTCAACAACATGCGCGGTATCGTGAAAGTTGCAGCCGTCAAGGCGCCAGGTTTCGGTGACCGTCGCAAGGCCATGCTGCAGGACATCGCTGTTCTGACTGGCGGTACCGTCATCTCCGAAGAGATCGGTCTGAGCCTGGAAACCACTACCCTGGAACACCTGGGTAATGCCAAGCGCGTCATTCTGAACAAAGAAAACACCACCATCATCGATGGTGCTGGCGTCAAAACCGATATCGACTCGCGTATCTCCCAGATCCGTCAGCAGATCGGTGACACCAGCTCGGACTACGACAAGGAAAAACTGCAAGAGCGTCTGGCCAAGCTGTCGGGCGGCGTTGCAGTGATCAAGGTCGGTGCCGGTTCCGAAGTTGAAATGAAAGAGAAGAAAGCCCGCGTTGAAGACGCCCTGCACGCAACCCGTGCAGCCGTTGAAGAAGGCGTGGTACCTGGCGGTGGCGTAGCACTGGTTCGCTCGCTGCAGGCCATCGAAGGTCTGAAAGGCGACAACGCCGATCAGGACGTCGGTATCGCTCTGCTGCGTCGTGCAGTTGAAGCGCCTCTGCGTCAGATCGTTGCCAACTCCGGCGACGAGCCAAGCGTGGTTGTCGACAAGGTCAAGCAAGGTTCGGGTAACTTCGGTTACAACGCTGCTTCCGGCGAATACGGCGACATGATCGAAATGGGTATCCTCGACCCGGCCAAAGTGACTCGCTCTGCTCTGCAGGCGGCGTCCTCCATCGCCAGCTTGATGATCACCACCGAAGCGATGATCGCTGACGTGCCTGAAGACAAGCCAGCAGGCGGTGGCATGCCGGACATGGGCGGCATGGGTGGTATGGGCGGCATGATGTAA
- a CDS encoding co-chaperone GroES yields MKLRPLHDRVVIRRSEEETKTAGGIVLPGSAAEKPNRGEIVAVGTGRVLDNGEVRALAVKVGDKVVFGPYSGSNTVKVDGEDLLVMSENEILAVVEG; encoded by the coding sequence ATGAAGCTTCGTCCTCTGCATGACCGCGTCGTCATTCGTCGCAGTGAAGAAGAAACGAAAACTGCCGGCGGTATCGTTCTGCCAGGCTCGGCTGCTGAAAAGCCTAACCGTGGCGAGATCGTCGCTGTAGGTACCGGCCGCGTGCTGGACAACGGTGAAGTGCGTGCGCTGGCCGTAAAAGTGGGTGACAAGGTTGTGTTCGGCCCTTATTCCGGCAGCAACACAGTGAAAGTAGACGGCGAAGACCTGCTGGTGATGAGCGAGAACGAGATTCTTGCTGTCGTCGAAGGCTGA
- a CDS encoding FxsA family protein codes for MRVFLLLFLLFPVLELFLLVRVGMSIGFLWTFLLVVATSMLGLFVMRVAGFATALRARESLARGELPAQEMLEGLMVAVGGGLLLLPGFISDILGVICLLPITRRLLISKVRQRAQDQAMRQRAFADDLQTPANQGPASRPTAIHQPTREPDVIEGEFEHRDK; via the coding sequence ATGCGTGTTTTTTTGCTGCTGTTCTTATTATTCCCGGTGCTCGAGCTGTTTCTGCTGGTTCGAGTCGGAATGTCCATCGGCTTTCTCTGGACCTTTCTGCTGGTCGTCGCGACGTCCATGCTCGGGCTGTTCGTGATGCGTGTGGCCGGTTTTGCAACGGCGCTGCGTGCGCGCGAAAGCCTGGCGCGCGGCGAGTTGCCTGCGCAGGAGATGCTCGAAGGCCTGATGGTTGCCGTCGGTGGTGGTCTGTTGCTGCTGCCGGGTTTCATCAGTGACATTCTCGGCGTGATCTGCCTGTTGCCGATAACCCGTCGCCTGCTGATCAGCAAAGTGCGCCAGCGCGCTCAGGATCAGGCGATGCGTCAGCGCGCTTTTGCCGACGACTTGCAGACGCCCGCCAACCAAGGGCCCGCCAGCCGCCCCACTGCGATTCACCAACCGACCCGCGAACCCGACGTCATCGAGGGCGAGTTCGAACACCGCGACAAGTAA
- a CDS encoding SDR family oxidoreductase has translation MELKDKLIIITGGCQGLGRAMAEYLAGKGANLALLDLNQEKLDQAVAACEALGVKARAYLCNVANEDQVVDTVNKVADEFGAIHGLVNNAGILRDGLLVKVKDGVMTKLSLAQWQSVIDVNLTGVFLCTREVAAKMIEQKSQGAIINISSISRAGNIGQTNYSAAKAGVAAATVTWARELARYGIRVAGVAPGFIETEMTGSMKPEALEKMTSAIPLKRMGKPDEIAHSVAYILENDYFSGRILELDGAMRI, from the coding sequence ATGGAATTGAAAGACAAGCTGATAATAATCACCGGCGGATGCCAGGGCCTGGGCAGAGCCATGGCCGAGTACCTGGCCGGCAAGGGCGCGAATCTGGCGTTGCTGGACCTGAATCAGGAGAAGCTGGACCAAGCCGTCGCCGCCTGCGAAGCGCTTGGGGTCAAGGCGCGCGCCTACCTGTGCAACGTCGCCAACGAAGATCAGGTCGTCGACACGGTCAACAAGGTCGCTGACGAGTTTGGCGCCATTCACGGCCTGGTGAATAACGCCGGCATCCTGCGTGACGGCCTGCTGGTCAAGGTCAAGGACGGCGTGATGACCAAGCTGAGCCTCGCGCAATGGCAGTCGGTGATCGACGTCAACCTGACCGGCGTGTTTCTTTGCACCCGCGAAGTGGCAGCGAAAATGATCGAGCAGAAGAGTCAGGGCGCGATCATCAACATCTCGTCGATTTCCCGGGCCGGAAATATCGGACAGACCAACTATTCAGCGGCCAAGGCTGGCGTTGCGGCTGCAACGGTGACGTGGGCGAGGGAGCTGGCGCGCTATGGCATTCGCGTGGCGGGCGTGGCGCCGGGGTTCATTGAGACCGAGATGACCGGCAGCATGAAGCCTGAGGCGCTGGAAAAAATGACCTCAGCCATACCGCTCAAACGCATGGGCAAGCCGGACGAGATTGCGCACTCGGTGGCTTATATTCTGGAGAATGATTATTTCAGCGGACGCATCCTGGAGCTGGATGGCGCGATGCGGATCTAG
- a CDS encoding DUF481 domain-containing protein, with amino-acid sequence MLSRTLLCLAITAVSTPLLADTVWLKNGDRLTGTIKVFDGGKLLLQTEYGGAIALDWKQVKTLKSDQPLLVKQDEHTGEVAKSLQAADDGKVVLANGDAPKTVELASIQQIIKPKPVITDLVWKGNIDAALDFQQAENDTNDYNVAFKTSARHGDWRHNARGDYNRETTDEVVGTDNWSAEYSLDRFLTEKFFWDGRISYKRDKVEDLSRQRVVGTGPGYQLWDDELGAFKVGALLNRTDFEFSNGQKENFYSVAGTWDYTRYLIGKKVEFFTNGELGKPLSAVADYSLDAEAGLRYKVTDWASLNLKAEKNVISGSSNGDVDKTRYTAGFGVSW; translated from the coding sequence ATGTTGTCCAGAACCCTGCTGTGCCTTGCAATCACCGCCGTATCCACTCCGTTGCTTGCCGATACCGTCTGGTTGAAGAACGGCGATCGGCTGACCGGTACCATCAAAGTGTTCGATGGCGGCAAGTTGCTGCTGCAGACCGAGTACGGCGGCGCCATCGCGCTGGACTGGAAACAGGTCAAGACCCTGAAAAGCGACCAGCCTTTGCTGGTCAAGCAGGACGAGCACACCGGCGAAGTAGCCAAATCGTTGCAGGCTGCCGATGACGGCAAGGTCGTGCTGGCCAATGGTGATGCGCCCAAGACCGTCGAGCTGGCGAGCATTCAGCAGATCATCAAGCCGAAACCGGTGATCACCGATCTGGTCTGGAAGGGCAACATCGATGCCGCGCTGGACTTCCAGCAGGCTGAAAACGATACCAATGACTATAACGTCGCCTTCAAGACCTCGGCTCGTCATGGCGACTGGCGCCACAACGCCAGGGGCGATTACAACCGCGAGACTACGGACGAAGTTGTCGGCACCGACAACTGGAGCGCCGAGTACTCGCTGGACCGCTTCCTGACCGAGAAATTCTTCTGGGACGGCCGCATCAGCTACAAACGTGACAAGGTCGAAGATCTGTCCCGTCAGCGCGTTGTCGGTACCGGTCCCGGTTATCAGCTGTGGGATGACGAGCTGGGCGCCTTTAAAGTCGGCGCGCTGCTCAACCGCACAGATTTCGAATTCTCCAACGGCCAGAAAGAAAACTTCTACTCCGTTGCAGGCACCTGGGATTACACCCGCTACCTGATCGGCAAGAAAGTCGAATTCTTCACCAACGGCGAACTGGGCAAACCGTTGAGTGCCGTAGCCGATTACTCGCTGGATGCCGAGGCAGGCCTGCGTTACAAGGTCACCGATTGGGCGTCGCTCAATCTGAAAGCCGAGAAGAACGTCATCAGCGGTTCGAGCAATGGCGACGTCGACAAGACGCGCTACACCGCTGGCTTCGGCGTGAGCTGGTAA
- a CDS encoding MGMT family protein has product MADPNLTLLYPDEQSPDEVRRAALYLTMAQIPEGKVIAYGQLAELAGLGRAARWVGRTLSQLPDGSSLPWHRVLGADGRISLPVGSASGDEQRARLRAEGVTVTNNRVDMQRHGWRPL; this is encoded by the coding sequence GTGGCTGATCCGAACTTGACATTACTTTACCCAGACGAACAGTCGCCTGACGAAGTGCGACGTGCCGCTCTTTACCTGACCATGGCGCAAATACCGGAGGGCAAAGTAATCGCCTACGGTCAGTTGGCCGAGCTGGCAGGCCTGGGCCGCGCCGCGCGCTGGGTCGGGCGCACGCTGAGTCAGTTGCCGGACGGCTCCTCTCTGCCGTGGCACCGGGTTTTAGGGGCTGACGGTCGCATCAGCCTGCCCGTCGGCAGCGCTTCCGGTGACGAACAGCGCGCACGTTTACGGGCCGAGGGCGTTACCGTTACGAATAATCGGGTTGATATGCAGCGCCATGGCTGGCGTCCGCTATAG
- a CDS encoding AmpG family muropeptide MFS transporter: protein MPRKTWRAALAAYASPSTLVLLLLGFAAGMPYMLVFSTLSVWLREAGVARETIGYASLIGLAYAFKWVWSPLLDQWRLPLLGKLGRRRSWLVLAQSLVILGLIGMGFCDPQKHLSWLIAIAVVVAFASATQDIAIDAYRLEIAQDTQQAALAASYMSGYRVAALLATAGALYFAEGFGSTGFAYKHSAWTGTYVLFGLLMLPALVTTLIMREPPVPLRTQLSAARYGFTHQLASVFVLIVLLVSVPSMFTQLYNTDFASVLFDGTSWMDLLLEDRAFLRAILYTLLTFACLSAMGRRGLAPVLTPINDFIMRYRWQALLLLGLIATYRMSDTVMGVMANVFYIDQGFTKDQIASVSKIFGLIMTLLGAGVGGLLIVRFGIMPILFIGGLTSASTNILFLLLADMGPNVKMLILTISLDNLSSGLATSAFVAYLSSLTNLKFSATQYALLSSIMLLLPRLLGGYSGVVVEKFGYHNFFLITALLGIPTLVMIILQWNREIRTAQTEEPKQVSPVDQP, encoded by the coding sequence ATGCCCCGTAAAACCTGGCGCGCCGCGCTCGCCGCATATGCCAGCCCGTCGACATTAGTGTTACTGCTGCTCGGATTCGCTGCGGGCATGCCTTACATGCTGGTCTTTTCAACGTTATCCGTCTGGTTGCGCGAAGCGGGTGTTGCTCGTGAAACCATCGGCTATGCAAGCCTGATCGGTCTGGCCTACGCCTTTAAATGGGTGTGGTCGCCCTTGCTCGACCAATGGCGCCTGCCCCTGCTCGGCAAACTCGGGCGCCGCCGTTCCTGGCTGGTGCTTGCGCAAAGCCTGGTGATTCTGGGCCTGATCGGCATGGGCTTCTGCGACCCGCAAAAACACCTGTCGTGGTTGATCGCCATTGCGGTGGTAGTGGCTTTTGCCTCTGCGACTCAGGACATCGCCATCGATGCCTATCGCCTGGAAATCGCCCAAGACACCCAGCAGGCCGCCCTCGCCGCCAGCTATATGTCGGGCTATCGGGTTGCCGCGCTGCTGGCAACCGCCGGGGCGCTGTATTTCGCCGAAGGCTTCGGCTCGACCGGCTTTGCCTACAAGCATTCGGCATGGACCGGCACCTATGTGCTGTTCGGCCTGCTGATGCTGCCCGCGCTGGTCACTACGCTGATCATGCGCGAGCCGCCAGTGCCGCTGCGCACTCAGCTGTCGGCCGCGCGCTACGGTTTCACTCACCAGTTGGCGTCGGTGTTCGTACTGATCGTATTGCTGGTGTCCGTGCCGTCGATGTTTACCCAGCTTTACAACACCGACTTCGCCAGCGTGCTGTTCGACGGCACCAGCTGGATGGACCTGCTGCTGGAAGACCGGGCGTTTCTGCGCGCCATTCTCTACACGCTCCTGACCTTCGCCTGCCTGTCTGCAATGGGCCGTCGCGGTCTGGCGCCGGTGTTGACGCCGATCAACGACTTCATCATGCGCTACCGCTGGCAGGCCCTGCTGTTGCTGGGCCTGATCGCCACCTACCGGATGTCGGACACGGTGATGGGCGTGATGGCCAACGTCTTCTATATCGATCAGGGCTTCACCAAGGACCAGATCGCCAGCGTCAGCAAGATCTTCGGCCTGATCATGACCCTGCTTGGCGCAGGTGTCGGAGGGCTGCTGATCGTGCGTTTCGGCATTATGCCGATCCTGTTCATCGGCGGCCTGACCTCGGCATCGACCAATATTCTGTTCCTGCTGCTGGCAGACATGGGCCCGAACGTGAAGATGCTGATCCTGACCATCTCACTGGACAACCTCAGCTCGGGGCTGGCGACCTCGGCGTTCGTCGCCTATTTGTCGAGCCTGACCAACCTGAAATTCTCTGCCACGCAATACGCCCTGCTCAGCTCCATCATGCTGCTGTTGCCGCGCCTGCTGGGCGGTTATTCCGGTGTGGTTGTGGAAAAGTTCGGCTACCACAACTTCTTCCTGATCACCGCCCTGCTGGGTATCCCGACGCTGGTGATGATCATCCTGCAATGGAACAGAGAGATACGCACGGCGCAGACCGAGGAGCCCAAACAGGTTTCCCCGGTCGACCAGCCCTGA
- a CDS encoding mechanosensitive ion channel family protein, which translates to MDLNAEVGHLWQASQAWIPMIMEYGSRLLLALVTLCLGWWLINRLTGRLGALLALRHADLALQGFVSNLANIILKILLVVSVASMIGVETTSFVAAIGAAGLAIGLALQGSLANFAGGVLILLFRPFRIGDWIEAQGVSGTVDNIQIFHTVLRTGDNRTVIIPNGNLSNGIITNTNRQPTRKITFDIGVSHDADLKKALQVLLDMADDPRVLQDPAPQAVVAALGENAITLSLRVWTSTGDMGDVTSMFNIEARDRLKDAGIEIPLPQRIVRVVQE; encoded by the coding sequence ATGGATTTAAATGCTGAAGTCGGTCATCTGTGGCAAGCGTCGCAGGCGTGGATTCCGATGATCATGGAATACGGCAGTCGTTTGCTGCTGGCTCTGGTAACGCTGTGCCTGGGCTGGTGGCTGATCAACCGGCTGACCGGCAGGCTGGGCGCCTTACTGGCGCTGCGCCATGCTGATCTGGCCTTGCAGGGCTTCGTCAGCAACCTGGCGAACATCATTCTGAAAATCCTGCTGGTGGTCAGCGTCGCGTCGATGATCGGCGTCGAAACCACCTCGTTCGTGGCCGCGATCGGTGCGGCCGGCCTGGCCATCGGTCTGGCCTTGCAAGGCAGCCTGGCGAACTTCGCGGGCGGGGTGCTGATTCTGCTGTTTCGTCCGTTCCGCATCGGCGACTGGATCGAAGCCCAAGGTGTGTCGGGAACCGTCGACAACATCCAGATCTTCCACACCGTCCTGCGCACCGGCGACAACCGTACCGTGATCATCCCCAACGGCAACCTGTCGAATGGCATCATCACCAATACCAACCGCCAGCCGACCCGCAAAATCACCTTCGACATCGGCGTCAGCCATGATGCGGATTTGAAGAAGGCCTTGCAGGTCCTGCTGGACATGGCCGATGACCCCCGCGTGCTGCAAGACCCGGCCCCGCAAGCCGTGGTGGCAGCGCTCGGCGAGAACGCGATTACCCTGTCATTGCGGGTCTGGACCAGTACGGGCGATATGGGCGACGTGACGTCGATGTTCAACATCGAGGCGCGCGACCGTTTGAAGGATGCCGGAATCGAGATTCCACTGCCGCAGCGGATTGTGCGGGTGGTTCAGGAATAG
- a CDS encoding YajQ family cyclic di-GMP-binding protein: MPSFDVVSELDKHEVTNAVDNAIKELDRRYDLKGKGTFEFKELTITLTAEADFQLEAMIEILKLALVKRKIDAKCLEVKDAYASGKLMKQEATLREGIDKELAKKIVAHIKEAKLKVQAAIQGEQVRVTGKKRDDLQEAIAALRAYDADMPLQFNNFRD; this comes from the coding sequence ATGCCCTCGTTCGACGTAGTGTCCGAATTGGATAAACACGAAGTCACGAATGCCGTCGACAACGCCATCAAAGAGCTGGACCGTCGCTACGACCTGAAAGGCAAAGGCACGTTCGAGTTCAAGGAACTGACCATCACGTTGACGGCTGAAGCGGATTTTCAGCTGGAAGCCATGATCGAGATCCTCAAGCTGGCGCTGGTCAAGCGCAAGATCGACGCCAAGTGCCTTGAAGTCAAAGACGCCTATGCGTCCGGCAAGCTGATGAAGCAGGAAGCCACGCTGCGCGAAGGCATCGACAAAGAGCTGGCGAAGAAAATCGTTGCTCACATCAAAGAAGCCAAGCTCAAGGTTCAGGCCGCCATTCAGGGCGAGCAGGTTCGGGTGACCGGCAAGAAACGTGACGACCTGCAAGAGGCCATCGCTGCACTGCGTGCCTACGATGCGGACATGCCGTTGCAATTCAATAACTTCCGTGACTGA
- a CDS encoding putative 2-dehydropantoate 2-reductase: MAVIWHVLGAGSLGCLWATRLHRAGLPVRLLLRDAERLAAYRANGGCVTLIENALPQAYPVDAQTADRQEPIERLLVACKAYDAEQAVAQLIPRLAKGADVILLQNGLGSQDAVAAIIPDPRCLFASSTEGAFRESDWCVRFAGHGFTWLDDAANPVAPLLLKDLHDSGIPHEWTPDILSRLWRKLAINCTINPLTVLHDCRNGGLLEHGGEVATLCAELTQLLERCGQPAAAQDLHSEVLRVINATAANYASMHQDVANRRRTEIRYLLGYACTEAVRHRCPTPHLQHLQTRLTAHLASKGLRTD, translated from the coding sequence ATGGCCGTGATCTGGCACGTGCTGGGGGCCGGCAGTCTGGGTTGCCTGTGGGCGACGCGCCTGCACCGGGCAGGCCTGCCGGTGCGGCTGTTACTGCGTGACGCCGAGCGGCTGGCGGCGTATCGCGCCAATGGCGGCTGCGTGACGCTGATAGAAAACGCGCTGCCCCAGGCTTATCCCGTCGATGCGCAGACGGCAGACCGGCAAGAACCGATCGAACGCTTGCTGGTCGCCTGCAAGGCCTACGATGCCGAACAGGCCGTTGCACAGTTGATTCCGCGCCTGGCGAAGGGCGCCGACGTCATCCTGCTGCAAAACGGCCTGGGCAGTCAGGACGCGGTGGCAGCGATCATTCCCGACCCCCGCTGCCTCTTCGCCTCCAGCACCGAAGGTGCATTTCGTGAATCGGACTGGTGTGTCAGGTTCGCCGGCCACGGTTTCACGTGGCTGGATGATGCCGCCAACCCGGTTGCACCGCTGCTGTTGAAGGATTTGCACGACAGCGGCATCCCTCACGAATGGACGCCGGACATCCTCTCGCGGTTGTGGCGCAAGCTGGCAATCAATTGCACGATCAACCCGCTGACCGTGCTGCACGATTGCCGTAATGGGGGGCTGCTGGAACATGGCGGCGAGGTTGCAACCCTTTGCGCCGAACTGACGCAACTGCTGGAGCGTTGCGGTCAGCCCGCTGCCGCACAAGACCTGCACAGCGAAGTGCTGCGCGTGATCAACGCCACGGCAGCCAACTACGCGTCGATGCATCAGGATGTCGCCAACCGGCGACGCACCGAAATCCGTTACCTGCTCGGCTATGCCTGCACTGAGGCAGTTCGCCATCGCTGCCCGACGCCACACCTGCAGCATTTGCAGACGCGTCTGACAGCTCATCTGGCAAGCAAGGGTTTGCGTACTGACTAG